One Candidatus Cardinium hertigii DNA window includes the following coding sequences:
- the polA gene encoding DNA polymerase I has protein sequence MNLFSTPKLFLLDGLSLIYRAYFALAKAAMVTAAGIPTGAIVGFVNTLLEMIQKEKPTHIIVTFDSKEKTFRHRWFPAYKAHRQAQPEAISIAIPYIQQLLTAWGILWMEYNGYEADDLMGSLAKQAAALDCSTYLMSMDKDLAQLVGKNVSLYKPTQHGQKAVILGEKEVLAQWGISKPTQVCDILALEGDPTDAIPGIPSIGRITAQKLIARFETLENLLENTNQLTDKLKTTLEQYADQGKLSKQLATICTDIPVTLDLNSCTYQLPSQTALEPLLTQLELKQFSKRLLGTAWQAGGNASLEAGNNAPPHHYQTIETLSDCQTLVQTLQQANVWAFDIATHASSDPYTAPLLGIAFSYKPGEAYYVPLPTDANDRKPFIQLLQPLLGQTQLLKISHDIKYKLIVLHQHGLALATPFFDTLIAHALLAADGKKQLADLLTRYLHYTPNQPSKASSPAVSAATSGTNAAYLLQLHEKLALALAAEADLFYQVEMPLIPILAAMELAGVAIDVPFLHSLSTQLQDKLKKLQAEIYALAGCSFNIDSPKQLGNVLFEQLALPTNPLKTKKGHYATGEKILEKLTAPIASAIRSYRSLQKLRSTYVEVLPTLLHPLDQRLHTSYQQATVVTGRLSATNPNLQNIPIKTKQGRELRRAFIPHNKGDLLFSADYSQIELRIMAACSQDATMLQAFQQDQDIHQITASKLFKVATTAVDNSMRRKAKTANFGILYGISAFGLAQRMDAISPKEAAQWMETYFAEFPGIKSYIDQTIASAEEKGYVTTLLGRKRFFPDIHSRNAILRNTAKRSVINTVIQGSAAEMIKLAMINIYHWLQSHALRTQMIMQVHDELVFNVPLEEVPSLQQQIPSLMAEALPLAHVPIKVNCHLGPNWLETS, from the coding sequence ATGAATCTATTTTCCACACCAAAACTTTTTTTACTAGATGGGTTATCGCTTATTTATAGGGCCTATTTTGCCCTTGCTAAGGCTGCTATGGTAACAGCAGCAGGCATCCCAACAGGCGCCATAGTTGGTTTTGTTAATACATTGCTAGAGATGATTCAAAAGGAAAAACCAACCCATATAATAGTAACTTTTGATTCCAAAGAAAAAACTTTTCGACACCGCTGGTTTCCTGCTTACAAAGCCCATCGCCAGGCTCAACCAGAAGCTATATCCATAGCCATTCCTTACATTCAACAGCTCTTAACTGCATGGGGTATCCTATGGATGGAATACAATGGTTATGAGGCGGATGATCTAATGGGTAGCCTAGCGAAACAAGCAGCTGCCTTGGATTGTTCTACCTATTTGATGTCTATGGATAAAGACCTAGCCCAGCTCGTAGGGAAAAATGTCTCCCTGTACAAACCTACACAACATGGTCAAAAAGCGGTAATATTAGGGGAGAAAGAAGTTTTAGCCCAATGGGGTATCAGCAAGCCTACCCAAGTATGTGACATCTTAGCACTGGAAGGGGATCCTACAGATGCTATCCCGGGAATCCCTTCTATTGGAAGAATAACGGCTCAAAAACTCATAGCAAGATTCGAAACGTTAGAAAATTTATTAGAAAATACAAACCAACTCACAGATAAATTAAAAACCACCCTGGAACAATATGCCGATCAAGGTAAACTATCCAAGCAATTGGCTACCATTTGTACAGATATACCAGTTACTTTAGATCTCAACAGCTGTACGTACCAACTACCCAGCCAAACTGCATTAGAGCCACTTTTAACGCAACTGGAATTGAAACAATTCAGCAAAAGGTTATTGGGGACTGCTTGGCAAGCGGGAGGCAATGCTTCTTTAGAAGCGGGAAATAATGCGCCTCCTCACCACTACCAAACGATCGAAACCCTATCCGACTGTCAAACCCTAGTACAAACGCTGCAGCAAGCCAACGTATGGGCATTTGACATAGCTACCCACGCATCCTCAGATCCCTATACAGCTCCCCTATTAGGCATTGCCTTTTCCTATAAACCGGGTGAAGCTTACTATGTGCCGCTCCCTACGGATGCAAACGATCGAAAACCTTTTATACAACTGCTTCAACCACTACTAGGCCAAACGCAACTGCTTAAAATAAGCCATGACATTAAATATAAACTGATCGTTTTGCATCAGCATGGGCTTGCTTTGGCAACTCCTTTCTTTGATACTCTTATTGCCCATGCTTTGCTGGCAGCAGATGGGAAAAAGCAGCTAGCTGACCTACTAACAAGATATTTACATTATACGCCTAATCAGCCTTCCAAAGCATCTTCTCCTGCGGTGTCTGCTGCTACTAGTGGCACAAACGCCGCCTACCTCTTACAGCTGCATGAAAAGCTTGCCCTTGCCCTAGCAGCAGAAGCTGACCTATTCTATCAGGTGGAAATGCCGTTGATACCCATATTGGCAGCTATGGAGCTAGCAGGCGTTGCCATTGATGTCCCCTTCTTACATAGCTTAAGCACACAATTGCAAGATAAGTTGAAAAAGTTACAAGCAGAGATCTATGCCTTAGCAGGCTGCTCTTTTAATATTGATTCTCCTAAGCAGCTGGGTAACGTATTATTTGAGCAATTAGCCCTTCCTACCAATCCACTTAAAACCAAGAAAGGCCACTACGCCACAGGAGAAAAAATATTAGAAAAACTTACCGCACCCATTGCATCAGCTATTCGGTCCTACCGCTCCCTACAAAAACTCCGCTCTACCTACGTAGAAGTATTGCCTACTCTCTTGCATCCCCTAGATCAACGGCTGCATACCTCCTACCAACAAGCTACTGTTGTTACAGGGAGACTAAGCGCTACTAACCCTAACCTGCAAAATATACCTATTAAAACTAAACAGGGAAGGGAATTAAGGAGGGCTTTTATACCTCATAATAAAGGAGATTTATTATTTTCTGCTGACTACTCCCAAATAGAATTGCGCATTATGGCTGCTTGTTCCCAAGATGCAACGATGCTACAAGCTTTTCAACAGGATCAAGACATCCATCAAATTACAGCTAGTAAGCTCTTTAAAGTAGCTACCACAGCAGTGGATAACAGCATGCGCAGAAAAGCTAAAACGGCTAACTTTGGCATCCTCTATGGTATTTCTGCTTTTGGTCTGGCCCAACGCATGGATGCTATATCCCCTAAAGAAGCTGCCCAATGGATGGAAACTTACTTTGCTGAGTTTCCAGGTATTAAATCCTATATAGACCAAACGATTGCCTCCGCAGAAGAAAAAGGCTACGTAACTACCTTATTGGGAAGGAAACGTTTTTTTCCGGATATTCACTCCCGCAATGCTATTTTGCGCAACACTGCCAAGCGCAGTGTCATCAATACAGTGATTCAGGGTAGTGCTGCAGAAATGATTAAATTGGCTATGATTAACATCTACCATTGGCTACAAAGCCATGCTCTCCGCACACAAATGATTATGCAGGTACATGATGAGTTGGTTTTTAATGTGCCCCTAGAGGAAGTGCCTTCCTTACAGCAGCAGATACCTTCCCTTATGGCGGAGGCATTGCCATTGGCCCATGTGCCTATTAAGGTAAATTGCCACCTGGGTCCTAATTGGTTGGAGACAAGCTAG
- a CDS encoding phosphatidate cytidylyltransferase, with protein sequence MLSTHSNFIQRFISAIFLTPLILFALVWSPWSYFFLFFYVVLLTMLEFYKLIKQAYVTPMRLYGILFGLLCYTATFAYYVQDHLSPLLGYAALLLLVCLPIIALYRRRFSNPFLDMAVTLLAVLYIAFPCSMLHQLAFFKGTYSYELIVGLLLIVWSQDIGAYFVGSTIGKRKLFERISPNKTWEGSIGGGICALIAGYSIPYVLHLSIIAPWQWMAIAVLTIFTGTYGDLVASLLKRSVAVKHSGSTIPGHGGFLDRIDSLLLTVPTVVAFLHISALWA encoded by the coding sequence ATGTTAAGCACGCACAGCAATTTCATCCAACGCTTTATTTCTGCTATCTTCCTCACCCCATTGATTCTTTTTGCGCTTGTATGGTCTCCTTGGAGCTATTTTTTTCTTTTCTTTTATGTAGTGCTGCTGACTATGCTAGAATTTTATAAATTAATTAAACAGGCATATGTTACACCTATGCGTTTATACGGTATTTTATTTGGCTTGCTATGCTATACGGCAACTTTTGCTTACTATGTGCAGGACCATTTATCTCCATTGTTGGGTTATGCAGCGCTACTGCTGCTGGTATGTCTGCCTATTATTGCCCTCTATAGGCGCAGGTTTTCTAATCCTTTTTTAGATATGGCTGTGACACTTCTGGCTGTTTTATACATAGCGTTTCCCTGTAGTATGTTGCATCAGCTGGCTTTTTTCAAGGGAACTTATTCCTATGAGCTTATAGTAGGCCTACTGCTTATTGTCTGGAGCCAGGATATAGGAGCCTATTTTGTGGGATCTACTATAGGCAAAAGAAAACTTTTTGAGCGTATCTCTCCCAATAAAACTTGGGAGGGTAGCATAGGAGGGGGAATATGCGCACTTATCGCAGGTTATAGCATCCCATACGTGTTGCATTTGTCTATTATAGCGCCCTGGCAATGGATGGCTATTGCCGTTCTGACTATCTTCACAGGAACCTACGGTGATTTGGTAGCTTCCCTGCTAAAAAGAAGCGTGGCCGTTAAGCATAGTGGTAGTACTATCCCAGGCCATGGCGGATTCCTAGATCGCATAGATAGCTTATTGCTAACAGTACCTACTGTGGTCGCGTTTTTACACATCAGTGCCCTGTGGGCTTAA
- a CDS encoding phosphatidylserine decarboxylase family protein, producing the protein MKIHKEGKSILLWTPVVLCLIYYIIHKKVALSYYQSIGCAMLSATLYLWLIYFFRDPYRIIHQQDQYILGPADGKVLRIERVYEGEYLKEERIRISIFMSPFNVHVNRFPMSGKIVYFKYHPGKYLVAFHPKASTHNERTTIVVENENGQQILFKQIAGFIARRIKFYFKEGEMVQQGEKCGFIKFGSRAEVYLPIDATIQVNTGDKIKGGITVLAKI; encoded by the coding sequence ATGAAAATTCATAAAGAAGGAAAAAGTATCTTACTATGGACACCTGTTGTATTATGCCTCATTTACTATATTATTCACAAAAAAGTAGCGCTTAGCTACTACCAATCCATCGGCTGTGCTATGCTAAGCGCTACCCTATACCTTTGGTTGATCTATTTTTTTAGGGATCCTTACCGTATTATTCATCAACAGGATCAATATATATTAGGTCCTGCTGATGGTAAGGTCCTGCGTATTGAACGGGTATATGAGGGGGAATACTTAAAGGAAGAACGCATTAGGATAAGCATTTTTATGTCTCCCTTTAATGTGCATGTCAATCGATTTCCAATGTCCGGCAAAATTGTATACTTCAAATACCATCCGGGTAAATATTTAGTGGCCTTCCACCCTAAGGCAAGTACCCATAACGAAAGAACAACTATTGTAGTGGAAAATGAAAATGGACAGCAAATCCTCTTTAAACAAATCGCTGGCTTTATAGCCCGCCGCATTAAATTTTATTTTAAAGAGGGAGAAATGGTACAACAAGGCGAAAAATGTGGCTTTATTAAATTCGGATCTAGAGCAGAGGTTTACTTGCCTATAGATGCTACGATTCAAGTAAACACCGGCGATAAAATAAAGGGGGGTATTACCGTACTGGCTAAAATATAA
- a CDS encoding ABC transporter substrate-binding protein, giving the protein MAHKVAVGHAAKAPIKVLDIALVSDIRSLDPATAVQREASQALAQIYEGLLAYDAEHPYSKLVANIAAEMPLISSDKLEYTFRIQPGIRFQDDPCFLNKKGRELTAEDIAYTLKRIAHVQTNASGFSYIKGKIKGLDQWRETYQRGVASDYEQDIEGLKLIDRYTIQIKLREPSPLFLSYWAMPSFYIVAKEAVNHYGRNISQHPVGTGPFILKSWFSGKKLILEKNPNFRLRYLSSTSRKLPLVDRVVIHILPKALAWDSFKKRAVDLLPITDLPHVCKQVTEAGQLKPVVEGAGVHLCKLPSVMGNYYVFNCEAFPFKGNPKLRQAIAMAFNREEFRKAFYHGLADLPESIIPVGLDEHGKDDKDSHTSAYTNPYGSYNLKKAKVYLEESGYPNGVGLPTISLDIPLEDSRVIRGQAEFFAHCMKDLGIRVQIIEQSDSVLKRKINAKATMVHAIKVPVAYSDPIAFLSLLGDPASATFLFSDPIYPILYAHVVRMENTAERVALCRRLNEMVAELAPAIWLPRPHHLVLYHNWVKGVIPHFNWGEAQYISVDRVEKLAAKKKKEPIPTEENALMKKAVHKLKSAGKTARSGMDQTKEKLKKHMKSMKESAKQTTKQAVKKVVVKVIMYTMPSCPYCINAKKFLDQNVLNYKGIQYEEVNVTENPALFDTLKSTYNVKTVPQIFILYEDGSKTHVNGYSELIRLDEIEKAAQQVEKEMDN; this is encoded by the coding sequence ATGGCACATAAGGTTGCAGTAGGCCATGCGGCAAAAGCGCCCATTAAAGTGCTGGATATTGCTTTAGTGAGTGATATTCGAAGTTTAGATCCAGCTACAGCAGTGCAAAGAGAGGCCTCTCAGGCTTTGGCACAGATATATGAAGGGCTGTTAGCCTATGATGCCGAGCATCCCTATAGCAAATTGGTAGCTAATATAGCAGCTGAGATGCCGCTTATTTCTAGTGATAAGTTGGAGTATACTTTTAGGATTCAGCCCGGTATACGGTTTCAGGATGATCCTTGTTTTCTTAATAAAAAAGGAAGAGAGTTGACGGCAGAGGATATCGCTTATACCTTAAAGCGTATAGCGCATGTTCAGACGAATGCAAGTGGGTTTTCCTATATTAAAGGTAAAATCAAAGGATTGGATCAATGGCGCGAAACCTATCAGCGAGGGGTAGCATCGGATTATGAGCAGGATATAGAAGGGTTAAAGCTAATAGATAGGTATACGATTCAAATTAAATTAAGGGAGCCCTCTCCTTTATTTTTAAGTTATTGGGCGATGCCTTCTTTTTATATAGTAGCTAAGGAAGCTGTGAACCATTATGGTCGTAACATTAGTCAGCATCCAGTGGGAACAGGTCCTTTTATATTAAAGAGTTGGTTTAGTGGGAAAAAGTTAATTCTTGAGAAGAATCCTAATTTTCGGTTAAGGTATTTGTCAAGCACTTCCCGGAAGCTTCCCTTGGTAGATAGGGTAGTCATACACATCCTACCAAAGGCATTGGCGTGGGATAGCTTTAAAAAAAGAGCCGTTGATCTATTGCCCATTACAGATCTCCCCCATGTATGTAAGCAAGTAACAGAGGCAGGTCAATTAAAGCCTGTGGTAGAAGGTGCAGGGGTACATTTGTGTAAGCTGCCAAGCGTAATGGGTAATTATTATGTTTTTAACTGTGAGGCTTTTCCATTTAAGGGTAACCCAAAGTTAAGGCAAGCTATTGCTATGGCTTTTAATAGAGAGGAGTTTCGTAAAGCGTTTTACCACGGCTTAGCGGATCTACCAGAATCGATTATTCCAGTTGGTTTGGATGAGCATGGAAAGGATGATAAAGATTCCCATACCTCTGCTTATACCAATCCCTATGGTAGCTATAATCTAAAAAAGGCGAAAGTCTATTTAGAGGAGTCCGGTTATCCTAATGGAGTGGGGCTGCCTACTATTTCACTAGATATACCGCTTGAGGATAGTCGAGTCATAAGAGGGCAGGCAGAATTTTTTGCCCATTGTATGAAAGATTTAGGGATTCGTGTGCAGATAATCGAACAATCCGATTCTGTATTAAAGCGTAAAATTAACGCAAAGGCAACGATGGTACATGCTATAAAAGTGCCTGTGGCTTATTCAGATCCCATTGCCTTTTTGTCTTTGTTAGGGGATCCAGCGTCCGCTACCTTTTTATTTTCAGATCCTATTTATCCCATACTATATGCCCATGTAGTACGTATGGAAAATACAGCAGAGCGCGTGGCCTTATGTAGGCGATTAAATGAAATGGTAGCAGAGTTGGCACCAGCTATATGGTTGCCACGACCACATCATTTGGTATTGTATCACAATTGGGTAAAAGGCGTTATACCCCATTTTAATTGGGGGGAAGCGCAATATATATCTGTTGATAGGGTAGAAAAGTTAGCAGCTAAAAAAAAGAAAGAACCCATTCCAACAGAGGAGAATGCGTTAATGAAAAAAGCTGTTCATAAGCTAAAATCAGCAGGGAAAACAGCAAGGTCGGGGATGGATCAGACGAAGGAAAAATTAAAAAAACATATGAAATCTATGAAAGAATCAGCCAAACAAACAACCAAGCAAGCAGTAAAGAAAGTTGTAGTAAAAGTAATAATGTACACTATGCCTTCATGCCCCTATTGTATAAATGCAAAAAAGTTCTTAGATCAAAATGTATTAAACTACAAAGGTATACAATATGAAGAAGTGAACGTAACCGAAAATCCAGCGCTATTTGATACACTAAAATCCACATATAATGTTAAAACAGTACCACAAATTTTCATCTTATATGAAGATGGAAGCAAAACACATGTCAATGGGTATAGCGAATTGATTCGCCTTGATGAAATAGAAAAAGCAGCTCAGCAAGTAGAAAAAGAAATGGATAATTGA
- a CDS encoding FtsB family cell division protein, whose product MQGRDHILRIIGKIRKVLVDFYCVVTFFFIIWMYFLDDQNICAQYNVYKQCKKLEREHIYYTTHIQKIKEETKALLQEEERLEQLAREKYYMKKKQEDLYVIIRD is encoded by the coding sequence ATGCAAGGCAGAGATCATATCCTACGCATTATAGGGAAAATAAGAAAAGTATTGGTAGATTTCTATTGTGTAGTAACCTTTTTTTTTATTATATGGATGTATTTTCTGGATGATCAAAATATTTGTGCACAATATAACGTATACAAGCAATGTAAAAAGTTAGAGAGAGAGCACATCTATTATACTACGCATATTCAAAAAATAAAAGAAGAAACCAAAGCCTTGCTTCAAGAGGAGGAACGCTTAGAGCAACTAGCACGTGAAAAATATTATATGAAGAAAAAGCAAGAAGATCTGTATGTTATTATTCGGGATTAA
- the rplQ gene encoding 50S ribosomal protein L17 — MRHRNKLNQLGRPVGHRKALLRNLAKSLIMHKRMVTTVAKAKVLRQFIEPILSRAKQDTTHSRRMVFSSFQDKEPVKELFNHIVEKIAQRPGGYTRIIKLGPRAGDCAAMAMVELVDYNTLYVKAKKEEKRTKTTRRSKKKSNLPVAVDTDTQEINTEKVEEGV, encoded by the coding sequence ATGAGGCATAGAAATAAACTAAATCAGTTGGGTCGGCCGGTAGGTCATAGAAAGGCTTTGCTTAGAAATTTAGCTAAGTCGCTTATTATGCATAAGCGTATGGTAACAACTGTAGCAAAAGCAAAGGTATTGCGTCAGTTTATTGAGCCTATTCTATCTAGGGCTAAGCAGGATACCACCCATAGTAGGAGGATGGTTTTTTCTAGTTTTCAGGATAAGGAACCCGTAAAGGAATTGTTCAATCATATTGTTGAAAAGATTGCGCAGCGGCCGGGTGGCTATACGCGTATTATTAAGTTAGGACCTCGTGCAGGAGATTGTGCTGCTATGGCTATGGTAGAATTGGTTGATTATAATACGCTGTATGTTAAAGCTAAAAAAGAAGAAAAACGTACGAAAACTACCAGGCGAAGCAAAAAGAAAAGCAACCTTCCTGTTGCTGTAGATACGGATACACAGGAAATAAATACCGAGAAAGTAGAGGAGGGGGTATAG
- a CDS encoding DNA-directed RNA polymerase subunit alpha, producing MSSLALQMPEKVFVDKVTPFQGVFRFLPLEKGYGTTIGNALRRILLSSLKGYAIVAIKIPGVRHEFSTLDGVREDLVEIILNLKQVRLKKIAEEGEDVILVRVHKTEFRAGDIAKATPFFDVLNKELLICTLDESESFDIELHIARNRGYLSAEENKPEGDVIDRIPIDAIFSPIVKVAYQVENVRVGQRTDYEQLTMEVETDGSITPEESIRQAAQLMIQHLQLLSGEKMAVQLVDHAEASLLNPEEIAIKKTLQTHINELDCSSRVLNCLKSAGIETLSDLVTVKDFDAMKFRNFGRKSRDEIDALLAERNLKIGMDISKYQLEK from the coding sequence ATGTCATCATTAGCATTGCAAATGCCCGAAAAGGTTTTTGTAGACAAAGTAACGCCTTTTCAGGGTGTGTTTCGCTTTCTTCCCCTCGAGAAAGGGTATGGCACCACTATTGGTAATGCCCTTAGACGTATACTGCTATCTTCCTTAAAAGGATATGCTATTGTTGCGATTAAGATTCCAGGGGTACGCCATGAATTTTCTACACTGGATGGGGTGCGAGAGGACTTAGTGGAGATTATTTTAAACCTGAAGCAGGTCCGATTAAAGAAAATTGCCGAAGAAGGAGAGGATGTCATTTTAGTAAGGGTACATAAAACGGAGTTTCGGGCGGGTGATATTGCCAAAGCAACGCCTTTTTTTGATGTCCTCAATAAAGAGCTATTGATTTGTACCCTGGATGAATCTGAAAGTTTTGATATAGAGTTACATATTGCTAGAAACAGAGGGTATCTTTCAGCAGAAGAGAATAAACCAGAGGGAGACGTTATAGATAGGATCCCCATTGATGCTATTTTTTCTCCTATTGTGAAGGTTGCCTATCAGGTAGAGAATGTACGGGTTGGGCAGCGGACAGATTATGAGCAGTTAACTATGGAAGTAGAGACAGATGGCTCTATTACTCCGGAGGAAAGCATTCGGCAGGCTGCTCAACTTATGATCCAGCATCTTCAGCTGCTATCTGGAGAGAAGATGGCTGTACAGCTGGTAGATCATGCAGAAGCCTCCTTGTTAAACCCAGAAGAGATAGCGATAAAAAAAACCCTCCAAACGCATATTAACGAATTAGATTGTTCCTCTCGTGTGTTAAATTGCCTTAAATCAGCAGGCATAGAGACCTTATCCGATTTAGTAACAGTAAAAGATTTTGATGCCATGAAGTTTAGAAATTTTGGTCGTAAATCACGGGATGAAATCGATGCGCTTTTAGCGGAAAGAAATTTAAAAATTGGTATGGATATTTCTAAGTATCAGTTAGAAAAGTAA
- the rpsD gene encoding 30S ribosomal protein S4: MARYHGPRARIARRYNDPIFGLSINKVLQKKNYAPGQHGKGRKRRSPFALQLIEKQKAKYTYGLLERPFYNLFVKAAKSKGITGEVMLQRLEARLDNTVYRLGIASTRREARQLTTHRHITVNGKVVNIPSYTLKPGDLVGVAQKSKEMEVITTNVTNHPSTKYNWLEWDAPSMVGKFVTFPQRSDIPEKINERSIVELYSK, translated from the coding sequence ATGGCGAGGTATCATGGTCCAAGAGCTAGGATCGCAAGAAGATATAATGATCCTATCTTTGGCCTGTCTATTAATAAGGTATTACAAAAGAAGAATTATGCACCTGGGCAGCATGGGAAGGGGCGTAAGAGGCGTTCTCCCTTTGCGCTTCAGTTAATTGAGAAGCAGAAGGCCAAATATACGTATGGTTTGTTGGAGCGCCCATTTTACAATTTATTTGTAAAAGCGGCTAAAAGTAAAGGTATTACAGGTGAAGTAATGCTACAGCGTTTAGAGGCACGCTTGGATAATACGGTTTATAGGTTAGGGATTGCTTCCACACGTAGAGAAGCAAGACAGCTGACAACCCATCGCCATATTACAGTGAATGGCAAGGTAGTTAACATTCCTTCTTATACCTTAAAGCCGGGAGATTTGGTAGGGGTAGCACAGAAGTCGAAGGAAATGGAAGTGATCACTACCAATGTAACGAATCATCCCTCTACTAAATACAATTGGTTGGAGTGGGATGCCCCGTCAATGGTAGGAAAATTTGTTACATTCCCACAGCGTTCTGATATTCCAGAAAAAATTAATGAGCGAAGTATTGTAGAACTTTATTCCAAATAG
- the rpsK gene encoding 30S ribosomal protein S11, with the protein MKHTAKNKIKKRVVKVSREGQAHIQATFNNLIISITNELGQVIAWSSSGKMGFKGSKKNTPYAAQIASASCAKEAYACGLRRVDVFVKGPGIGRESAIRALQDNSLEVISIKDVTPLPHNGCRPPKRRRP; encoded by the coding sequence ATGAAGCATACGGCGAAAAATAAGATTAAGAAACGAGTAGTAAAGGTTAGCAGGGAGGGGCAAGCACACATTCAAGCGACCTTTAACAATCTCATCATTTCGATTACGAATGAATTGGGTCAAGTAATTGCTTGGTCTTCTTCTGGTAAGATGGGTTTTAAGGGATCTAAAAAAAATACGCCTTATGCTGCGCAAATAGCATCTGCCAGCTGCGCGAAGGAAGCATATGCGTGTGGGTTGCGGCGTGTGGATGTTTTTGTTAAGGGGCCAGGCATTGGACGAGAATCAGCTATTCGTGCATTGCAAGATAATAGCTTAGAAGTTATTTCTATTAAAGATGTTACGCCTTTGCCGCACAATGGCTGTAGGCCTCCTAAGCGCAGGCGGCCTTAG
- the rpsM gene encoding 30S ribosomal protein S13, with amino-acid sequence MVRVLSVDIPGNKRGAIALTYIYGIGRSRADKILAAVQIDKNRCASTWTDDDLKAIREAIRGIYKIEGDLKSEIRLNIKRLIEINCYRGIRHRLGLPVRGQRTRTNARTRKGKPKTIANKKKATK; translated from the coding sequence ATGGTTAGGGTATTAAGTGTAGATATTCCAGGTAACAAAAGAGGTGCGATTGCACTCACCTATATATATGGCATTGGCAGGAGCAGGGCAGATAAGATTCTTGCGGCTGTTCAAATTGATAAGAACCGGTGTGCTTCTACTTGGACAGATGATGACTTAAAAGCTATCCGAGAGGCCATTCGTGGTATATATAAAATAGAGGGTGATTTAAAATCTGAAATTCGTTTAAATATTAAGCGTCTAATAGAAATTAATTGTTATAGAGGCATTAGGCATCGGTTGGGGTTACCTGTTCGGGGTCAACGCACGAGAACCAATGCGCGGACACGTAAAGGGAAACCAAAGACTATTGCAAACAAAAAGAAAGCCACTAAGTAA
- the rpmJ gene encoding 50S ribosomal protein L36, whose translation MKVKASVRKRSSDCKVVRRRGVLFIINKKNPKFKQRQG comes from the coding sequence ATGAAGGTGAAAGCATCTGTTAGAAAAAGAAGTTCAGATTGCAAGGTGGTACGCAGAAGGGGGGTATTGTTTATCATCAATAAAAAGAACCCTAAGTTTAAACAAAGGCAAGGGTAG
- the infA gene encoding translation initiation factor IF-1, which produces MAKIPPIEQDGIVQEALPNAVFRVVLKNGHVVRAHISGKMRKNYIRILPGDSVRMELTPYDLTQARIVHRYKATQ; this is translated from the coding sequence ATGGCCAAGATACCTCCGATTGAGCAAGATGGAATAGTACAGGAAGCTTTGCCGAATGCGGTATTCAGGGTTGTGTTAAAGAATGGCCATGTTGTCCGAGCGCATATTTCCGGAAAAATGCGGAAGAATTACATCAGGATATTGCCTGGTGATTCTGTTAGGATGGAGTTAACACCCTATGATTTAACTCAGGCTAGGATCGTACACAGGTATAAGGCAACACAGTAA